One region of Alcanivorax sediminis genomic DNA includes:
- a CDS encoding flavin-containing monooxygenase, with product MSTTQETKKSAKPKATRKKAAAKKPSASKKPVEKPTSVLIVGAGFAGLGMAIRLKQAGIEDFIILERDNAVGGTWRDNQYPGAACDIPSNLYSYSFAPNPNWSRSFSGSEEILDYVHHLVAEFSLEKHIRFEQNVAELRFNEAQGIWTATTDKGAIFTGRAAVMAQGPLANCSFPAITGIEDFKGKKIHSARWDHDYDFAGKNVAVVGTGASGIQIIPELVKVAKHVKVFQRTPGWVMPRPDFATPEWNKLLFRKLPASQQAMRELLYWSHESMALAVIWNSPLTRIAERIGKWHLRRQVKDRWLRRQLTPNFTIGCKRVLVSNDYYPALQKDNAKLITWPIARISEKGIRTVEGIEHQVDCIVFATGFDVSNAGTPFPVIGRHGQVMGEEWQGGAQAYKSINVSGYPNLFLTFGPNSGPGHNSALVYMESQLEYALKGIRKIVGEGLKVLDVRSDVQQRYNKGIQKRLAKTNWNSGCKSWYLTEDGFNATMYPGFATQYAAQMADFKEDDYETA from the coding sequence ATGAGCACGACCCAAGAAACCAAAAAGTCAGCCAAGCCCAAAGCGACACGCAAGAAAGCCGCCGCGAAAAAGCCTTCTGCCAGCAAGAAGCCGGTAGAGAAGCCGACCTCGGTGCTGATCGTCGGGGCCGGGTTTGCCGGTCTGGGTATGGCCATTCGCCTGAAGCAGGCGGGTATTGAAGACTTCATTATTCTGGAACGCGATAACGCGGTGGGGGGGACATGGCGGGATAATCAGTATCCGGGTGCTGCCTGTGATATTCCGTCGAACCTGTACTCCTACTCTTTTGCGCCGAATCCCAACTGGTCGCGCAGTTTCTCCGGCAGCGAAGAAATTCTCGACTACGTACATCATCTGGTGGCCGAGTTCAGTCTGGAAAAGCATATCCGTTTCGAACAGAACGTGGCCGAGCTGCGCTTTAATGAGGCGCAGGGCATCTGGACGGCGACCACCGACAAGGGCGCCATCTTCACTGGCCGTGCGGCCGTGATGGCCCAGGGGCCGCTGGCTAATTGCAGTTTCCCGGCGATCACCGGCATTGAGGATTTCAAAGGCAAGAAAATTCACAGCGCCCGCTGGGACCATGATTACGATTTCGCCGGCAAGAATGTGGCCGTGGTGGGCACCGGCGCCAGCGGCATTCAGATCATTCCCGAGCTGGTGAAAGTGGCAAAGCATGTAAAAGTGTTCCAGCGCACACCGGGTTGGGTCATGCCGCGCCCGGACTTTGCGACTCCGGAATGGAACAAGCTGTTGTTCCGCAAGCTGCCCGCCAGTCAGCAGGCCATGCGTGAGCTCCTGTATTGGAGTCATGAAAGCATGGCGCTGGCGGTGATCTGGAACTCACCGCTGACCCGCATCGCCGAGCGAATTGGCAAGTGGCATCTGCGTCGTCAGGTGAAGGATCGCTGGCTGCGTCGTCAGCTGACGCCGAATTTCACCATCGGCTGCAAGCGGGTGCTGGTGTCCAACGATTATTATCCGGCCTTGCAAAAAGACAATGCCAAGCTGATCACCTGGCCCATTGCCCGCATCAGCGAAAAAGGCATTCGTACGGTGGAAGGCATTGAGCATCAGGTGGATTGCATCGTGTTCGCCACCGGCTTTGATGTGAGCAATGCGGGTACGCCCTTCCCGGTGATCGGTCGCCATGGTCAGGTCATGGGCGAAGAGTGGCAGGGCGGCGCACAGGCGTACAAGAGCATCAATGTGTCTGGCTATCCCAATCTGTTCCTGACGTTCGGTCCCAACTCGGGTCCCGGGCATAACTCGGCTCTGGTGTATATGGAGTCCCAGCTTGAGTACGCACTGAAAGGCATCCGCAAGATTGTCGGTGAAGGCCTGAAGGTGCTGGATGTGAGATCAGACGTTCAGCAACGTTACAACAAGGGCATTCAAAAACGTCTGGCAAAGACCAACTGGAATTCCGGCTGCAAGAGCTGGTACCTCACTGAAGACGGCTTCAACGCCACCATGTACCCGGGTTTCGCTACCCAGTACGCGGCGCAGATGGCGGACTTCAAAGAGGACGATTACGAAACCGCCTGA
- a CDS encoding flavin-containing monooxygenase encodes MSNNHFDVLIVGAGLSGIDAAVHLTRKCPNHTYAILERRERIGGTWDLFKYPGIRSDSDMFTLGYSFKPWTQSRVLADGASIREYVEETAKENGVTRHIRFGRKVVTANWSSADKRWTLETTNEQTGEKETYSANFLFSCTGYYNYDQGYRPDFPNEESFKGQIIHPQHWPEDLQYQGKKVVVIGSGATAVTLVPAMAAKGAKVTMLQRSPTYVATVPEVDPISVGLRRFLPEMAVYRLGRARNIGIQRMIFKLAKQRPKLVRRALLAAARRQLGDDFDMTHFRPSYNPWDERLCAVPNGDLFKSLRKGESEVVTDHIERFTENGILLKSGKELEADIIITATGLNIQMLGGIQGTIDGKPVHPNETMVYKGAMLKDVPNLAMIFGYTNSSWTLKADLVCEYVCRVLNQMEKTGAQIVIPRDKEDCQGEGNFLGMQSGYIQRANDELPRQGTRAPWQVVQNYFYDLPRLRYGSIDDDVLEFSDYQPVKKKGLVAALLGA; translated from the coding sequence ATGTCCAATAACCATTTTGATGTGCTGATTGTCGGCGCCGGGCTGTCCGGTATCGACGCTGCGGTTCACCTGACCCGTAAATGTCCCAACCACACCTATGCGATTCTTGAGCGCCGTGAGCGTATCGGTGGCACCTGGGATCTGTTCAAGTACCCGGGCATCCGTTCCGACTCCGACATGTTTACCCTGGGTTACAGCTTCAAGCCCTGGACCCAGTCCCGGGTGCTGGCGGACGGTGCGTCCATCCGTGAGTATGTGGAGGAAACCGCCAAGGAAAACGGCGTGACCCGTCACATCCGCTTTGGTCGCAAGGTGGTGACCGCCAACTGGTCCAGCGCTGACAAGCGCTGGACACTGGAAACCACCAATGAGCAAACCGGTGAGAAGGAAACCTATTCAGCGAACTTCCTGTTCTCCTGTACCGGCTACTACAATTACGATCAGGGCTACCGTCCGGATTTCCCCAACGAGGAAAGCTTCAAGGGGCAGATCATTCATCCGCAGCACTGGCCGGAAGACCTGCAGTACCAAGGCAAGAAAGTGGTCGTGATCGGGTCTGGTGCCACCGCCGTGACCCTGGTGCCTGCCATGGCGGCCAAGGGTGCCAAGGTCACCATGCTGCAGCGCTCCCCCACTTATGTGGCTACCGTACCGGAAGTGGATCCGATCTCGGTGGGTCTGCGTCGTTTCCTGCCAGAGATGGCGGTGTACAGACTGGGTCGCGCGCGCAACATTGGTATCCAGCGCATGATCTTCAAGCTGGCCAAGCAGCGCCCGAAGCTGGTTCGTCGTGCCCTGCTGGCGGCTGCCCGTCGTCAGCTGGGTGATGATTTCGACATGACCCATTTCCGTCCCAGCTACAATCCGTGGGATGAGCGCCTGTGTGCGGTGCCCAATGGCGACCTGTTCAAGAGCCTGCGCAAGGGTGAGTCCGAGGTGGTTACCGATCATATCGAGCGCTTCACCGAAAACGGTATTCTGCTCAAGTCCGGCAAGGAGCTGGAAGCGGATATCATCATCACTGCCACTGGCCTCAATATTCAGATGCTGGGTGGGATTCAGGGCACCATCGATGGCAAGCCCGTGCATCCCAACGAGACCATGGTCTACAAAGGTGCGATGCTGAAAGACGTGCCTAACCTGGCGATGATTTTCGGCTACACGAATTCTTCCTGGACCCTGAAGGCGGATCTGGTGTGCGAGTACGTATGTCGCGTGCTCAACCAAATGGAGAAGACCGGAGCCCAGATCGTCATCCCGCGTGACAAGGAAGACTGCCAGGGCGAGGGCAACTTCCTCGGCATGCAGTCCGGTTACATCCAGCGCGCCAACGACGAGCTGCCGCGTCAGGGCACTCGCGCGCCGTGGCAAGTGGTGCAGAACTACTTCTACGATCTGCCTCGCCTGCGTTACGGCAGCATCGACGACGATGTGCTTGAGTTCAGCGATTACCAGCCCGTGAAGAAGAAAGGTCTGGTGGCGGCACTGCTCGGCGCCTGA
- a CDS encoding choice-of-anchor I family protein, whose product MQRITTLGGCLIMAAALTACGGSDKKDEKANSDISVKLNWLGSYKTGILDASAAEIPAYDAASQRLFVVNAEAGELDVLDLSDPAAPVKIDSISVAAIAAGAEVNSVAVQDGLVAIAVEADPKTDNGHVAIYQAADLSLVNSIQVGAQPDMITFTPNGETVLTANEGEPSDDYSVDPEGSISLVDIRDLENLSVATADFNAFNTQADSLKTAGVRIYGPGASVAQDLEPEYIAVSANSQTAWVTLQENNALAKVDIATATVTDILPLGEIDRGAEGFGIDISDDDETINIKTWPGVVGQYQPDAIHAYTLAGKTLLVTANEGDARAWGEDNAAYWGEEADDEVDPPVLCEPDASQGFVEEFRVKHLVHASGFARRCGDDLPPQLAEMAEGALLDPTVFGYCGAVAGDPGNCRADDVLGRLNITWTRGYKTDASGAPLMYTDAGVEDVAGTHLMYDKLYSYGGRSFSIWDEDGNQIFDSGDAIERFLASDDCKLGSDRAIACADYFNSGHDEGDAMDSRSDAKGPEPEGLTIGRIQGQTFLFLGLERMGGILVYNITDPREPVFQDYLNSRNTWDVDPEAGNLDGYGDLGPEGLVFISEEESPTGEPLLVVGHEVSGSTAVYAVQVSKE is encoded by the coding sequence ATGCAACGCATTACGACATTGGGTGGCTGCCTGATCATGGCAGCGGCTCTGACTGCCTGTGGTGGCAGTGACAAGAAAGACGAAAAAGCCAACAGCGACATCAGCGTGAAGCTGAACTGGCTGGGTAGTTACAAGACCGGCATTCTGGATGCCTCTGCAGCAGAAATTCCTGCCTATGATGCGGCCAGTCAGCGTTTGTTTGTGGTCAATGCCGAAGCTGGTGAACTGGATGTGCTGGATCTGAGTGATCCGGCGGCCCCGGTGAAGATTGACAGCATCAGCGTGGCAGCCATTGCGGCTGGCGCAGAAGTAAATAGCGTAGCGGTACAGGATGGGTTGGTGGCCATTGCCGTCGAAGCGGATCCCAAAACCGATAACGGCCATGTGGCCATCTATCAGGCTGCCGATCTGAGCCTGGTGAACAGCATCCAGGTGGGTGCCCAGCCAGACATGATTACCTTTACGCCTAATGGTGAAACGGTGCTGACCGCCAACGAAGGCGAGCCCAGCGATGATTACAGCGTGGATCCTGAAGGCTCCATCAGCCTGGTAGACATTCGTGATCTTGAAAACCTGAGCGTTGCCACTGCCGACTTCAACGCGTTCAACACCCAGGCGGACAGCCTCAAGACGGCCGGTGTGCGCATCTACGGACCTGGCGCCAGCGTAGCCCAGGATCTGGAGCCGGAATACATTGCCGTGTCTGCCAACAGCCAGACAGCCTGGGTCACCCTGCAGGAAAACAATGCGCTGGCCAAGGTGGATATTGCCACGGCCACGGTTACCGATATTCTGCCGCTGGGTGAGATCGATCGTGGCGCGGAGGGCTTTGGGATTGATATCAGTGATGATGATGAGACCATCAACATCAAGACCTGGCCTGGTGTCGTCGGCCAGTACCAGCCGGATGCGATTCATGCCTACACGCTGGCGGGCAAAACGCTGCTGGTCACCGCCAACGAAGGCGATGCCCGGGCCTGGGGCGAAGATAACGCGGCCTACTGGGGAGAAGAAGCGGATGATGAAGTGGACCCGCCGGTGCTGTGTGAGCCGGATGCCAGTCAGGGCTTTGTCGAAGAGTTCCGGGTAAAACATCTGGTGCATGCCAGTGGCTTTGCCCGTCGTTGTGGCGATGACTTGCCGCCGCAGCTGGCGGAAATGGCCGAAGGTGCGCTGCTGGACCCGACCGTATTTGGTTACTGCGGTGCGGTGGCGGGAGATCCGGGTAATTGCCGCGCTGATGATGTGCTCGGCCGTCTGAACATTACCTGGACCCGGGGTTACAAGACCGATGCCAGTGGCGCCCCGCTGATGTACACCGATGCGGGAGTGGAAGATGTCGCCGGTACGCACCTTATGTACGACAAACTCTATAGCTATGGCGGTCGCTCATTCTCCATCTGGGATGAAGACGGCAACCAGATCTTCGACAGCGGTGATGCCATCGAGCGGTTCCTGGCCAGCGACGACTGCAAACTGGGCTCGGATCGTGCCATCGCCTGTGCGGACTACTTCAATAGTGGCCACGATGAAGGCGATGCCATGGACAGCCGCAGCGATGCCAAGGGCCCTGAGCCGGAAGGCCTGACCATCGGCCGCATTCAGGGGCAGACCTTCCTGTTCCTGGGGCTGGAGCGAATGGGCGGTATTCTGGTGTACAACATCACCGATCCGCGCGAGCCGGTATTCCAGGATTACCTGAACAGCCGTAACACCTGGGATGTGGATCCGGAAGCAGGCAATCTGGACGGCTACGGGGATCTGGGGCCGGAAGGGTTGGTGTTTATCAGCGAGGAAGAGTCACCCACGGGTGAGCCGCTGCTGGTGGTCGGTCACGAGGTGAGCGGATCCACCGCCGTTTACGCCGTGCAGGTGTCAAAGGAATAA
- a CDS encoding ferritin-like domain-containing protein, with protein MASIDLDKMLEKIKGTQWALSDIDWDAPGADLITEEQWPKLKEFMADLMWIEHVGARAFAALAKKAPTETLREIYTYFHAEEQRHANAEMALMRRWGMLDGDELPEPNVNLRIIIEWLDRFADEMPVYVLGTVVPMLEIALDGALCTFLLDTVKDPVCHQAFEKINDDESRHLGVGFTVMEMQGRSASYIKMVQMMARVMDPRLILGIASYMPLLNKMRDNVIAMGLPEEKLYKAMQKFERIGGRTEEGRRNPWFQLIKHHGRIMVNRRNKVYHVPVDALVKITGLVPRNALPAVPSWVKELTYEPTATR; from the coding sequence ATGGCTTCCATCGATCTGGACAAAATGCTGGAAAAAATCAAAGGCACCCAGTGGGCTCTGTCAGATATTGACTGGGATGCTCCGGGTGCGGATCTGATCACGGAAGAACAGTGGCCCAAGCTGAAGGAATTCATGGCCGATCTGATGTGGATCGAACATGTGGGTGCCCGTGCCTTTGCGGCGTTGGCCAAAAAGGCCCCCACAGAGACGTTGCGTGAAATCTACACCTACTTCCACGCTGAAGAGCAGCGTCACGCCAATGCGGAAATGGCCTTGATGCGCCGCTGGGGCATGCTGGATGGCGATGAGCTTCCCGAGCCCAATGTGAACCTGCGTATCATCATCGAGTGGCTCGATCGCTTTGCTGACGAGATGCCGGTGTATGTGCTCGGCACCGTGGTGCCCATGCTGGAGATTGCCCTGGACGGTGCCCTGTGTACCTTCCTGCTTGATACGGTGAAAGATCCGGTTTGTCACCAGGCGTTCGAAAAGATCAACGATGATGAATCCCGCCATCTGGGTGTGGGCTTTACCGTGATGGAAATGCAGGGCCGCAGTGCCTCCTACATCAAGATGGTACAAATGATGGCGCGGGTGATGGATCCCCGTCTCATTCTGGGCATTGCGTCCTATATGCCACTGCTTAACAAGATGCGTGACAACGTGATTGCCATGGGCCTCCCTGAAGAAAAACTCTACAAGGCCATGCAGAAGTTTGAGCGTATTGGTGGACGAACCGAAGAGGGACGTCGCAATCCGTGGTTCCAGCTCATCAAGCATCACGGCCGTATCATGGTGAATCGCCGCAACAAGGTGTATCACGTGCCGGTGGATGCACTGGTGAAAATCACCGGCCTGGTGCCGCGTAATGCATTGCCTGCGGTGCCGTCCTGGGTGAAAGAGTTGACCTACGAGCCCACCGCGACACGTTGA
- a CDS encoding TetR/AcrR family transcriptional regulator yields the protein MARKPKQQRSKATVDAIVQATMIAIAEHGPAAITARQIAEIAGIGVGSLYEYFEDKDAIIHAASLRFVEDTVAMIKPLVPELVKMDIRSAIKKLLFRFREFLEENNQLYLKCARHAFTMDMVVYQEPVNRALMDFFTQYLMHHPELLKLPNIPTVAYFYINGGVFTVVRHLCEEKPMQTFEELAEVFGDVLASYTEQKLTTMS from the coding sequence ATGGCAAGAAAACCAAAACAACAACGCTCCAAAGCCACCGTGGATGCCATCGTGCAGGCCACCATGATCGCCATTGCCGAGCATGGCCCTGCCGCCATCACCGCACGGCAAATTGCTGAAATTGCAGGGATTGGTGTCGGATCACTCTACGAATACTTTGAGGACAAGGACGCCATCATCCACGCCGCCAGCCTCCGTTTTGTGGAAGACACCGTCGCCATGATCAAGCCGCTGGTGCCAGAGCTGGTAAAAATGGACATCCGCAGCGCCATCAAGAAACTGCTGTTCAGATTTCGTGAGTTTCTGGAGGAGAACAATCAGCTGTATCTGAAGTGTGCCCGCCACGCTTTCACCATGGACATGGTGGTTTATCAGGAGCCGGTGAACCGGGCCTTGATGGACTTCTTTACCCAGTACCTGATGCACCACCCGGAGCTGTTGAAGTTGCCCAACATCCCCACCGTGGCCTATTTCTATATTAATGGCGGCGTCTTCACTGTGGTGCGCCATCTGTGTGAGGAAAAACCCATGCAGACGTTTGAGGAGCTGGCCGAGGTGTTTGGTGACGTGCTGGCCAGTTATACCGAGCAGAAGCTGACGACGATGAGCTAA
- a CDS encoding DUF4282 domain-containing protein gives MDTPNPASPPPTPSKGAIPNLADWRFNRYLTMQLMPLFYLLLILGALVVVVGIVGICFWFSTLAGIIAAVIAPLAFLVIVAVIRAALEYMIMAHRIMRIIERMDALPNQVADLSVRVDGITEHVDRLTHHVDDIHETLMHVQPLLRSAGLPSRLLNALKPLGKR, from the coding sequence ATGGACACCCCCAACCCGGCCTCACCCCCACCTACCCCGTCAAAAGGCGCCATCCCGAACCTGGCAGACTGGCGCTTTAACCGCTACCTGACCATGCAGTTGATGCCACTGTTCTATCTGCTGCTGATCCTGGGCGCACTGGTAGTCGTGGTGGGTATCGTCGGGATCTGTTTCTGGTTTTCCACGCTGGCCGGCATCATTGCAGCCGTCATTGCACCACTGGCGTTTCTGGTGATTGTCGCCGTGATCCGCGCCGCCCTGGAGTACATGATCATGGCACACCGGATCATGCGCATCATCGAGCGCATGGATGCCCTGCCCAACCAGGTGGCGGATCTGTCTGTGCGCGTGGACGGCATCACGGAACATGTGGATCGGCTTACCCATCATGTCGATGACATCCATGAAACCCTGATGCATGTGCAACCGCTACTGCGTTCCGCCGGGCTGCCCAGCCGCCTGCTCAATGCCCTGAAGCCGCTAGGCAAACGCTAG
- a CDS encoding SDR family NAD(P)-dependent oxidoreductase, which produces MFGNGKKLSTRASAVVTGAGSGIGRAFAEELARRGGAVLCSDINLVSAQETADRIEAAGGRAWAVKCDVSVRSDMEALAEQADALLPEPVNLVINNAGVGVGGKNIGEISLEDWEWTMGINLWGVIHGCHVFAPRLKAQGRGGIINVASTASFAAAPLMGPYNVTKAGVLALSETLAAETAGTGVNVTVLCPTVVNTNIFTSGRIHGGVPPVLSRLIELTGVSAESVAATTLKALDRGQLHVLPQFDARMIWRAKRLLPATYTRGAGLLSRLAAAKR; this is translated from the coding sequence ATGTTCGGAAACGGGAAAAAGCTAAGCACACGGGCGTCTGCGGTGGTAACGGGGGCGGGCAGCGGCATTGGTCGCGCCTTCGCCGAAGAGCTGGCGCGGCGCGGCGGTGCAGTGCTGTGTTCGGATATCAACCTGGTAAGCGCCCAGGAAACCGCAGACCGGATCGAAGCGGCAGGCGGTCGTGCCTGGGCTGTGAAGTGCGATGTCAGTGTCCGTTCGGACATGGAAGCGCTGGCCGAACAGGCAGATGCCCTGCTGCCAGAGCCCGTGAATCTGGTGATCAACAACGCCGGTGTCGGGGTCGGTGGCAAGAACATTGGCGAGATTTCCCTGGAAGACTGGGAGTGGACCATGGGCATCAACCTGTGGGGTGTGATCCACGGGTGTCATGTTTTCGCTCCACGGCTCAAGGCGCAGGGACGCGGCGGCATCATCAATGTGGCATCCACCGCCAGTTTTGCGGCGGCCCCCCTGATGGGGCCCTACAACGTGACCAAGGCCGGTGTCCTGGCCCTGTCCGAAACCCTGGCTGCAGAAACCGCGGGCACCGGCGTGAACGTGACAGTGCTGTGTCCCACGGTGGTGAATACCAATATTTTCACGTCCGGGCGTATCCATGGTGGGGTGCCTCCGGTCCTGAGTCGCCTTATCGAACTGACCGGCGTGTCAGCCGAGAGCGTGGCGGCAACGACACTGAAGGCGCTTGATCGCGGTCAGCTTCATGTGCTGCCGCAGTTTGATGCGCGAATGATTTGGCGGGCGAAACGGTTATTGCCTGCTACCTATACCCGTGGCGCGGGGCTGCTAAGCCGCCTTGCTGCGGCCAAACGATAA
- a CDS encoding DUF1244 domain-containing protein, whose amino-acid sequence MTDIDSTTKTELEAAAFRRLLQHLDEHKDVQNIDLMILADFCRNCLSKWLAAAASERNVELDYEQAREWVYGMPYSEWKDQFQAPATPEQLAAFEAKQKTKQK is encoded by the coding sequence ATGACAGACATCGACTCGACCACCAAAACCGAACTGGAAGCCGCCGCGTTTCGTCGTTTGCTTCAGCATCTGGACGAACACAAGGACGTCCAGAACATCGACCTGATGATCCTGGCCGACTTCTGTCGTAATTGTCTGTCAAAGTGGCTGGCGGCTGCGGCCAGCGAAAGAAACGTGGAGCTGGATTACGAGCAGGCCCGTGAATGGGTATACGGTATGCCGTACAGCGAGTGGAAGGATCAGTTTCAGGCGCCGGCGACACCCGAACAGCTGGCAGCGTTTGAAGCCAAGCAGAAAACCAAACAGAAATAA